From the Scatophagus argus isolate fScaArg1 chromosome 21, fScaArg1.pri, whole genome shotgun sequence genome, one window contains:
- the LOC124052314 gene encoding zinc finger protein 544-like isoform X1 produces MTVFAPSVTVRMSKLERLNARVAKLLTVAVQEVLEVVKETVSEYQEKTARTQRENKSLKRRLQELQDKITSDNNAVASSRSPSPEEQDDTENQGSFKDSGLALRQNSELPLTEKKTISNHKSDHDTEQELEQQESYSNPESRAECSLMQATEHCKAQPEEAMIVHTSHSVNRDIGTVSPNNACTSHPSSSLGVDLAVIKREPEPTDCTISEPPCFQEQYSECVDLSCNSSRYNSAEVHRPQVGEETCRLVFVQSNHVIPRRHGLTKSNRATFDGRKIRMEHFRTDGSHSCIVCGKTFSRVGNLRIHQRCHTGEKPYGCTQCGRRFSQAGDLKKHKRVHTGEKPYYCNQCGKSFSRGENLKRHQKIHIGQILQLQQVWREQQQ; encoded by the exons ATGACCGTATTCGCACCCTCTGTTACGGTCAG GATGTCTAAACTTGAACGTTTGAATGCTCGCGTGGCCAAGCTACTGACTGTGGCTGTGCAGGAGGTTCTGGAGGTGGTGAAGGAGACGGTGTCcgagtaccaggagaaaactgccagaacacaaagagagaacaaaagtcTGAAGAGAAGACTGCAGGAGCTCCAGGACAAGATAACAAGTGACAACAATG CTGTAGCATCTTCTAGAAGTCCATCACCTGAAGAACAAGATGACACAGAAAATCAAGGATCGTTCAAGGATTCAGGACTTGCTTTGAGGCAGAACTCAGAACTTCctctcacagagaaaaaaacaataagcaaCCACAAATCTGATCATGACACGGAGCAGGAATTGGAACAACAGGAGAGCTACAGTAACCCTGAATCACGAGCTGAGTGCAGCTTGATGCAAGCAACAGAGCACTGCAAAGCACAACCAGAGGAGGCAATGATAGTCCACACATCACACAGTGTAAACAGAGACATCGGCACTGTCTCGCCCAATAATGCATGCACCTCCCATCCCAGCTCATCACTTGGGGTAGACTTGGCTGTTATCAAAAGAGAGCCTGAACCAACAGACTGCACAATATCAGAACCACCATGTTTTCAAGAACAGTATAGTGAATGTGTGGATTTAAGCTGCAACTCTTCTCGTTACAACTCTGCTGAGGTACACAGACCACAAGTTGGTGAAGAAACATGCAGACTTGTCTTTGTCCAATCAAATCATGTCATACCTAGGAGGCACGGACTCACGAAAAGCAACAGGGCCACATTCGACGGGAGAAAAATCAGGATGGAGCACTTCAGGACAGATGGCTCACACTCGTGCATTGTGTGTGGAAAGACATTTAGCAGGGTCGGGAACTTGAGAATCCATCAGCGTTGTCATACAGGAGAGAAGCCGTATGGTTGCACACAGTGTGGGAGGCGTTTTAGTCAGGCAGGAGacctgaaaaaacacaagaggGTCCACACGGGGGAGAAACCGTACTACTGCAATCAGTGCGGCAAAAGCTTTAGTCGGGGGGAGAATCTGAAAAGACACCAGAAGATCCACATTGGACAGATTTTACAGTTACAGCAAGTGTGGAGGGAGCAACAGCAATGA
- the LOC124052314 gene encoding zinc finger protein 544-like isoform X2, which translates to MSKLERLNARVAKLLTVAVQEVLEVVKETVSEYQEKTARTQRENKSLKRRLQELQDKITSDNNAVASSRSPSPEEQDDTENQGSFKDSGLALRQNSELPLTEKKTISNHKSDHDTEQELEQQESYSNPESRAECSLMQATEHCKAQPEEAMIVHTSHSVNRDIGTVSPNNACTSHPSSSLGVDLAVIKREPEPTDCTISEPPCFQEQYSECVDLSCNSSRYNSAEVHRPQVGEETCRLVFVQSNHVIPRRHGLTKSNRATFDGRKIRMEHFRTDGSHSCIVCGKTFSRVGNLRIHQRCHTGEKPYGCTQCGRRFSQAGDLKKHKRVHTGEKPYYCNQCGKSFSRGENLKRHQKIHIGQILQLQQVWREQQQ; encoded by the exons ATGTCTAAACTTGAACGTTTGAATGCTCGCGTGGCCAAGCTACTGACTGTGGCTGTGCAGGAGGTTCTGGAGGTGGTGAAGGAGACGGTGTCcgagtaccaggagaaaactgccagaacacaaagagagaacaaaagtcTGAAGAGAAGACTGCAGGAGCTCCAGGACAAGATAACAAGTGACAACAATG CTGTAGCATCTTCTAGAAGTCCATCACCTGAAGAACAAGATGACACAGAAAATCAAGGATCGTTCAAGGATTCAGGACTTGCTTTGAGGCAGAACTCAGAACTTCctctcacagagaaaaaaacaataagcaaCCACAAATCTGATCATGACACGGAGCAGGAATTGGAACAACAGGAGAGCTACAGTAACCCTGAATCACGAGCTGAGTGCAGCTTGATGCAAGCAACAGAGCACTGCAAAGCACAACCAGAGGAGGCAATGATAGTCCACACATCACACAGTGTAAACAGAGACATCGGCACTGTCTCGCCCAATAATGCATGCACCTCCCATCCCAGCTCATCACTTGGGGTAGACTTGGCTGTTATCAAAAGAGAGCCTGAACCAACAGACTGCACAATATCAGAACCACCATGTTTTCAAGAACAGTATAGTGAATGTGTGGATTTAAGCTGCAACTCTTCTCGTTACAACTCTGCTGAGGTACACAGACCACAAGTTGGTGAAGAAACATGCAGACTTGTCTTTGTCCAATCAAATCATGTCATACCTAGGAGGCACGGACTCACGAAAAGCAACAGGGCCACATTCGACGGGAGAAAAATCAGGATGGAGCACTTCAGGACAGATGGCTCACACTCGTGCATTGTGTGTGGAAAGACATTTAGCAGGGTCGGGAACTTGAGAATCCATCAGCGTTGTCATACAGGAGAGAAGCCGTATGGTTGCACACAGTGTGGGAGGCGTTTTAGTCAGGCAGGAGacctgaaaaaacacaagaggGTCCACACGGGGGAGAAACCGTACTACTGCAATCAGTGCGGCAAAAGCTTTAGTCGGGGGGAGAATCTGAAAAGACACCAGAAGATCCACATTGGACAGATTTTACAGTTACAGCAAGTGTGGAGGGAGCAACAGCAATGA
- the LOC124052316 gene encoding sesquipedalian-1-like isoform X1, with the protein MVQFRASCDVEMKLDEKIVSYFESSNSPVDKEGYLYKKGEIKTSYQKRWCVLKGNLLFYKERPSDRDLTGVIVLEGCTVQLCESEEQFAFSLVWSEPGLRTYKFAAEDQASQESWIKALLSANHSYLALLVMDLEKKYKEALFEFSSEPVNTFVMPKFNTAEAGYPAAGLSTQTSAPSLYPAPAVGAGPSLSSSQMLQASTISSKTASKRSPKLWPKRNANVVPVNTPALPLEEWSGACLGTMEEFSKLHEDYGKEVKELIADWLKRGRGDKAVQEENLIDFG; encoded by the exons atg GTCCAGTTCAGAGCATCCTGTGATGTTGAAATGAAGCTTGATGAAAAAATCGTCTCCTATTTTGAATCATCCAACTCCCCAGTAGACAAAGAAGGGTACCTGTACAAAAAG GGTGAGATAAAGACTTCATATCAGAAACGTTGGTGCGTGCTGAAGGGGAACCTCCTCTTCTACAAGGAAAGACCGTCCGACCGGGACCTGACAGGAGTGATTGTTCTGGAGGGCTGCACCGTCCAGCTGTGTGAGTCCGAGGAGCAGTTTGCCTTCTCGCTGGTGTGGAGTGAGCCGGGGCTGCGAACGTACAAGTTTGCTGCAGAGGATCAGGCCAGTCAGGAGAGCTGGATCAAAGCCCTGCTGTCGGCCAACCACAGCTACCTGGCTCTTCTAGTGATGGACCTGGAGAAGAAGTACAAAG aaGCCTTATTTGAGTTCTCGAGTGAACCAGTCAACACTTTCGTCATGCCAAAATTCAACACAGCAGAAGCGGGATATCCTGCAGCAGGTCTAAGCACACAAACTTCAGCACCGTCTTTGTATCCAGCACCAGCTGTGGGAGCAGGACCCAGTCTGAGCTCCAGTCAGATGCTCCAAGCTTCAACCATTTCATCCAAAACAGCAAGTAAAAGATCACCCAAACTCTGGCCCAAGAGGAATGCAAATGTGGTGCCTGTCAACACTCCTGCTCTGCCACTGGAGGAGTGGTCAGGGGCCTGTTTAGGTACCATGGAGGAATTTAGTAAATTACATGAAGATTATGGAAAAGAGGTGAAGGAACTGATTGCTGATTGGTTGAAGAGGGGACGAGGTGATAAAGCTGTTCAGGAAGAAAACTTGATAGATTTTGGATGA
- the LOC124052316 gene encoding sesquipedalian-1-like isoform X2 — MKLDEKIVSYFESSNSPVDKEGYLYKKGEIKTSYQKRWCVLKGNLLFYKERPSDRDLTGVIVLEGCTVQLCESEEQFAFSLVWSEPGLRTYKFAAEDQASQESWIKALLSANHSYLALLVMDLEKKYKEALFEFSSEPVNTFVMPKFNTAEAGYPAAGLSTQTSAPSLYPAPAVGAGPSLSSSQMLQASTISSKTASKRSPKLWPKRNANVVPVNTPALPLEEWSGACLGTMEEFSKLHEDYGKEVKELIADWLKRGRGDKAVQEENLIDFG; from the exons ATGAAGCTTGATGAAAAAATCGTCTCCTATTTTGAATCATCCAACTCCCCAGTAGACAAAGAAGGGTACCTGTACAAAAAG GGTGAGATAAAGACTTCATATCAGAAACGTTGGTGCGTGCTGAAGGGGAACCTCCTCTTCTACAAGGAAAGACCGTCCGACCGGGACCTGACAGGAGTGATTGTTCTGGAGGGCTGCACCGTCCAGCTGTGTGAGTCCGAGGAGCAGTTTGCCTTCTCGCTGGTGTGGAGTGAGCCGGGGCTGCGAACGTACAAGTTTGCTGCAGAGGATCAGGCCAGTCAGGAGAGCTGGATCAAAGCCCTGCTGTCGGCCAACCACAGCTACCTGGCTCTTCTAGTGATGGACCTGGAGAAGAAGTACAAAG aaGCCTTATTTGAGTTCTCGAGTGAACCAGTCAACACTTTCGTCATGCCAAAATTCAACACAGCAGAAGCGGGATATCCTGCAGCAGGTCTAAGCACACAAACTTCAGCACCGTCTTTGTATCCAGCACCAGCTGTGGGAGCAGGACCCAGTCTGAGCTCCAGTCAGATGCTCCAAGCTTCAACCATTTCATCCAAAACAGCAAGTAAAAGATCACCCAAACTCTGGCCCAAGAGGAATGCAAATGTGGTGCCTGTCAACACTCCTGCTCTGCCACTGGAGGAGTGGTCAGGGGCCTGTTTAGGTACCATGGAGGAATTTAGTAAATTACATGAAGATTATGGAAAAGAGGTGAAGGAACTGATTGCTGATTGGTTGAAGAGGGGACGAGGTGATAAAGCTGTTCAGGAAGAAAACTTGATAGATTTTGGATGA